A stretch of the Melanotaenia boesemani isolate fMelBoe1 chromosome 24, fMelBoe1.pri, whole genome shotgun sequence genome encodes the following:
- the LOC121635800 gene encoding tubulin alpha chain-like, protein MRECISVHVGQAGVQMGNTCWELYCLEHGIQADGQMPSDRPARGYDDSFTTFFSETGTGKYVPRAIFVDLEPSVIDEVRTGSYRQLFHPEQLISGKEDAANNYARGHYTVGKEHIDAVLERIRKLSDQCTGLQGFLVFHSFGGGTGSGFTSLLMERLSVDFGKKSKLEFAIYPAPQVSTAVVEPYNSILTTHTTLEHSDCAFMVDNEAIYDICRRNLDIERPSYTNLNRLISQIVSSITASLRFEGALNVDLTEFQTNLVPYPRIHFPLATYAPVISAEKAYHEQLTVAEITSSCFEPANQMVKCDPRHGKYMACCLLYRGDVVPKDVNVAISNIKTKRSIQFVDWCPTGFKVGINYQPPTVVPGGDLAKVQRAVCMLSNTTAIAEAWARLDHKFDLMYAKRAFVHWYVGEGMEEGEFSEAREDMAALEKDYEEVGVDSFEEDEEGEEY, encoded by the exons ATG CGCGAGTGTATTTCTGTCCACGTGGGTCAGGCTGGCGTCCAGATGGGCAACACATGCTGGGAGCTGTACTGCCTGGAGCACGGCATCCAGGCCGATGGCCAAATGCCCAGCGACAGGCCAGCAAGAGGGTACGACGACTCCTTCACAACCTTCTTCAGTGAGACTGGCACCGGGAAATACGTCCCCAGAGCCATCTTTGTGGACCTGGAGCCCAGCGTCATTG ATGAGGTCCGTACTGGGAGCTACCGCCAGCTTTTCCACCCTGAGCAGCTGATCTCAGGAAAGGAGGATGCAGCCAACAACTACGCCCGAGGCCATTACACCGTTGGGAAGGAACACATTGACGCTGTCCTGGAGAGGATCCGCAAACTG TCTGACCAGTGCACAGGACTCCAAGGTTTCCTGGTTTTTCACTCCTTTGGAGGAGGAACTGGCTCTGGCTTCACATCTCTACTCATGGAGCGCCTTTCAGTTGACTTCGGCAAGAAGTCCAAGCTGGAGTTTGCTATCTACCCAGCTCCTCAGGTGTCCACAGCTGTGGTAGAGCCCTACAACTCCATCCTGACCACCCACACCACCCTGGAGCACTCCGACTGTGCCTTCATGGTTGACAATGAGGCCATCTACGACATCTGCCGCAGGAACTTGGACATTGAGAGACCATCTTACACCAACCTGAATCGGCTCATCAGTCAGATTGTGTCCTCCATAACTGCCTCATTGCGCTTCGAAGGAGCCTTGAACGTGGATCTGACAGAGTTCCAGACCAACTTGGTGCCCTACCCTCGCATCCACTTCCCTTTGGCCACCTACGCCCCTGTTATTTCTGCAGAGAAGGCCTATCATGAGCAGCTCACTGTGGCAGAAATAACCAGTTCCTGCTTCGAGCCAGCCAATCAAATGGTGAAATGTGACCCTCGTCATGGTAAATACATGGCCTGCTGCCTCTTGTATCGTGGTGATGTTGTGCCCAAAGATGTCAATGTGGCTATCAGTAACATCAAAACCAAGCGCAGCATTcagtttgtggactggtgtccCACTGGCTTCAAAGTGGGCATCAACTACCAGCCTCCCACTGTGGTTCCTGGTGGAGACCTGGCCAAGGTGCAGAGGGCTGTGTGCATGCTGAGCAACACCACCGCCATCGCAGAAGCCTGGGCCCGACTGGACCACAAGTTTGACCTGATGTATGCCAAGAGGGCCTTTGTCCACTGGTATGTGGGAGAGGGGATGGAGGAGGGCGAATTCTCAGAGGCCAGAGAGGACATGGCTGCCCTGGAGAAGGATTACGAAGAAGTTGGCGTTGACTCCTTCGAAGAGGACGAAGAAGGGGAGGAATATTAA